A DNA window from Loxodonta africana isolate mLoxAfr1 chromosome 7, mLoxAfr1.hap2, whole genome shotgun sequence contains the following coding sequences:
- the FUT4 gene encoding LOW QUALITY PROTEIN: alpha-(1,3)-fucosyltransferase 4 (The sequence of the model RefSeq protein was modified relative to this genomic sequence to represent the inferred CDS: deleted 5 bases in 3 codons; substituted 1 base at 1 genomic stop codon), whose amino-acid sequence MKQALTLEGEGSGLVSKGWGVAWRDPGKDPGARLGGGLAWRSPGRPETRSRIAGEASAGLDPGGGGEWAEAQLETPRAWPGRPGXGHCGRDGTAPGCSARPVHLALVARPAGESGEGNPDPLPLDSGTAPSQSRACRLGELQRRPEPQRQHESWRRSSTSADAQGAAALPDGSMGAPLDRRHRRRRGMELSRSPSALAAAGLICTALAAYACWGQLPPLPWASPAPPRPVRVLLWWEPFRGRTGALKPPPDCWLRFKIGGCRLLTDRSAYGEAQAVIFHHRDLVKGPPDWPPPWYVRGRTAEERELLVVDDEEEAAAEAGAVSGSRPPGQRWVWMNFESPTHSPGLRNLASNLFNWTLSYRVDSDVFVPYGYLYPRSHPTDQPLGLVPSLARKRGLVAWVVSHWDERHARVRYYHQLAQHVFVDVFGKGGPGRPLPDSGLLHTVARYKFYLAFENSQHLDYITEKLWRNSLLAGTVPVVLGPNRTNYERFLPRGAFIHVDDFPSAASLAAYLLFLDRNPAVYRLYFNWRRSYAVHITSFWDEPWCRVCQAVQTAGDRPKSISNLAHWFEQ is encoded by the exons ATGAAACAGGCCCTCACTCTGGAAGGCGAGGGTTCTGGCCTCGTGAGCAAGGGCTGGGGTGTAGCTTGGAGGGATCCCGGGAAGGACCCAGGAGCAAGGCTGGGCGGTGGGCTCGCATGGCGAAGCCCGGGGCGTCCAGAGACAAGATCTCGAATAGCGGGTGAAGCGTCTGCGGGGCTGGACCCTGGTGGAGGTGGGGAGTGGGCGGAGGCGCAGTTGGAAACGCCCCGGGCCTGGCCGGGCCGGCCCGGTTAGGGGCACTGTGGA AGGGACGGGACGGCTCCGGGTTGCAGTGCTCGGCCGGTTCACCTCGCCCTGGTGGCGCGCCCCGCCGGTGAATCGGGGGAAGGGAATCCGGACCCGCTG CCTTTAGATTCCGGGACCGCCCCCTCCCAGTCCAGGGCCTGC CGGCTTGGCGAGCTGCAGCGACGGCCGGAGCCACAGAGGCAGCATGAGAGCTGGCGCCGCTCCTCCACGTCTGCGGACGCGCAGGGGGCTGCGGCTCTGCCTGACGGCTCCATGGGGGCGCCGTTGGACCGGCGACACCGGCGGCGCAGAGGCATGGAACTGTCCCGGAGCCCTTCGGCGCTGGCGGCCGCGGGCCTGATATGCACTGCGCTGGCCGCCTACGCCTGCTGGGGACAGCTGCCGCCGCTGCCTTGGGCGTCTCCGGCCCCGCCGCGGCCAGTCCGCGTGCTGCTGTGGTGGGAGCCTTTCCGAGGGCGCACTGGCGCCTTGAAACCGCCCCCCGACTGCTGGCTGCGCTTCAAGATCGGTGGCTGCCGCCTGCTCACCGACCGCTCGGCCTACGGGGAGGCGCAGGCCGTGATTTTCCACCACCGGGACCTTGTGAAGGGGCCCCCCGACTGGCCCCCGCCCTGGTACGTCCGGGGGCGCACTGCCGAGGAGCGGGAGCTGCTCGTGGTAGACGACGAGGAGGAAGCGGCAGCCGAAGCCGGGGCGGTCTCGGGCTCCAGGCCCCCGGGCCAACGTTGGGTGTGGATGAACTTCGAGTCGCCCACCCACTCCCCTGGACTGCGAAACCTGGCAAGCAACCTCTTCAACTGGACTCTCTCCTACCGGGTCGACTCAGACGTCTTCGTGCCTTATGGCTACCTGTACCCCAGGAGCCACCCCACAGACCAGCCGCTGGGCCTGGTCCCGTCGCTGGCCCGGAAACGGGGGCTGGTCGCCTGGGTGGTGAGCCACTGGGACGAGCGCCATGCCCGAGTCCGCTACTACCACCAGCTGGCCCAGCACGTGTTTGTCGACGTGTTTGGCAAGGGCGGGCCAGGACGGCCCTTGCCAGACAGCGGGCTCCTGCACACGGTGGCCCGCTACAAGTTCTACCTGGCCTTCGAGAACTCGCAGCACCTGGATTATATCACCGAGAAGCTCTGGCGGAACTCGTTGTTGGCCGGCACGGTGCCGGTGGTCCTGGGCCCGAACCGTACCAACTACGAGCGCTTCTTGCCCCGCGGCGCCTTTATCCATGTAGATGACTTCCCTAGTGCAGCCTCCCTGGCCGCTTACCTGCTCTTCCTCGACCGCAACCCGGCTGTCTACCGCCTCTACTTCAACTGGCGCCGGAGCTACGCGGTGCACATCACCTCCTTCTGGGACGAGCCCTGGTGCCGGGTCTGCCAGGCCGTGCAGACTGCTGGGGACCGGCCCAAGAGCATAAGCAACTTGGCCCACTGGTTTGAGCAATGA